The Myxococcales bacterium genome includes the window CATCTGATGGCGCCCCGCGACCAGGGTCGCACGCGGCAACGTGACCGGTACATCATAGCCTCAGATGAATGGCGGCGGCCCGCGTGATACGTTTGGGTGTGCACGCTACCAAGCCGCCCCTCTTGGCCTATCGCGACGAAGCGCAGGCTTGTACGCGCTGCCAGGATGGCGGCGCCATCTACAAACATAACGACACCTGGGCACGCCCGCTGTTCGATAGGCACCTCAATTGTCCAAGCGGCGTGCTCGTGGTGGCAGAGGCGCCAAATTTCGACGATACGTTCGTTGAGGGCAAGGGCTACCTCACCTATGACATCGAGTCTGACCCGACCGGAAATTTCGCACGCGAGTTGCTTGCCTCGGTGGCGCTCACCACCACCGATGTCCTCTTTACCAACGCCGTCTTGTGTCTGCCCAAGGCCCGCGACCAGCGCCACCCGGTGACAGGTAAGCTCATGCGCGCGTGCAGTCCGTGGCTGCAAAGACTCATTGATGACGTGCAGCCCCGCGTCGTCGCAACGTTCGGCCTTAAGGCGCTGTCGGCCGTGCGCCTAATTGAGAAACACGGCCTGCGCAAGCTCGCGGATCACGCTGGCAAGCCGGTGCCGTGGTATGGGCGGCAGCTGCTGCCCTTGTTTCACCCTGGCAGGCTGGGGCGTATCAGCCGAAGCGCGGCGGCCCAACTCGCAGACATAGCCGTACTGCGCGGCTTGCTAGCGGATAAATGCTGACAATGAGCTAGTCGGTGCACTTGCGAAGCTTTCACCTATCTCAGAGCTGGGAGTGAGATAGACGCCCGGGCAGTTCTCGAACTTCGCTCGTGAAAAATAGGCCTAGCGGAAGGGTCGGCGGGGCACCAAGCCATGGCGCCGCCAGCCCGTGGTCAGCAACCACGTTTGCGCCGCGTGGACCGGCGACGGCGCACGCGTTGCGGCTTGCCACCTGGCCTCGTCGTCGGTCGCGCGTGCAAAGCCGTTGAAATAGGGCGCCGACGAGCATTGGTCGATGCTGACGACGGAAGCACGCGGCGATGGGCCGTGACCTTTGACTACGTGGTTGGCGCGATTCATAAGCACATACACCAGCGTGTTGCGCACATCGCGAGGCACGGTCAGTGCGCGGGCAAATGCTCGGGTGCCCCACACCCGCCATCTGCGGCGGCCAAGGGCTTTGTTGATCGCGCGCGCGCCGCGGGTCACCAAGCTCGTGATGCCTGCGCGCAGGGTTCGCTTATCTTCAGCCTCAATAACTAGGTGTACGTGATTAGTCTGTACCGAGAATTCGACGATGCGAAAGGTGCGGTCACCTAGGCGCGGGCATTCGCTTTGGTTGGTGGCGGCAATGCTATGGCGAAGGGCGGCAAATAGATCAGCACGACGCAGCGACGGCACGTCCTTTGCGACCCGAAGCGTAACGTGGACCGGATGCGCAGGGTTATGCAAAGGCCGCGCGCGATGAGGCGTCGGGCGCAGGCGGCTCTTTGGTTTGGGGCCAGAGCCCGGCCGCGCGCCGCCGCGGCGACTGCCGTCGCGCGCGGGTTTGCGAATGGATAGCTGTTCATGAACGCGGCGCGGGCGGCGAGTAGACGCAGTTTGAGACAATTTCGCGCCAAGTTCAGATCCGAAATGCAACG containing:
- a CDS encoding transposase, whose amino-acid sequence is MPSLRRADLFAALRHSIAATNQSECPRLGDRTFRIVEFSVQTNHVHLVIEAEDKRTLRAGITSLVTRGARAINKALGRRRWRVWGTRAFARALTVPRDVRNTLVYVLMNRANHVVKGHGPSPRASVVSIDQCSSAPYFNGFARATDDEARWQAATRAPSPVHAAQTWLLTTGWRRHGLVPRRPFR
- a CDS encoding uracil-DNA glycosylase family protein; the protein is MHATKPPLLAYRDEAQACTRCQDGGAIYKHNDTWARPLFDRHLNCPSGVLVVAEAPNFDDTFVEGKGYLTYDIESDPTGNFARELLASVALTTTDVLFTNAVLCLPKARDQRHPVTGKLMRACSPWLQRLIDDVQPRVVATFGLKALSAVRLIEKHGLRKLADHAGKPVPWYGRQLLPLFHPGRLGRISRSAAAQLADIAVLRGLLADKC